The window ACTTCGAATGCCTTTGTCTTGATTGAGGATCTAAGGCAGATCATCAAACAGCAATTGCCTGACTACATGACGCCTTCAGCATTTGTAACCCTGGATTCACTGCCGCTAACACCCAATGGTAAAGTCGATCGCAACGCCTTACCAGCCCCAGACTATGCCGCCTCTGCGGACGAGTTTATGGCGCCAGCAACCCCCACAGAATGCAAACTGGCTGACATATGGCGATCGCTGCTGCAGATCGACCACCCTCTCAGCGCCAGCGCCAACTTCTTTGAGTCAGGGGGGCATTCCTTGTTAGTGATGAGATTAGTTTCAGCAATTAGTGATCAGTTCGGGGCGCAAATTGCTATAAGAGATATTTTTGGGCATTCCCAATTAAAAGACCTGGCTACATTTATTGACGCCTATCGTACCGAAGATAGGCTCAGAGAATGGAAGCCACTGGTGAGGTTATCGGACGAAACATTAACGAATAAAGTCTCCTCTAAACTATTCTGCGTGCCTGGAGCGGGAGGGTTTAGTATCGCTTACCAAGCACTATCAGACGAGCTAAGTCAGTTTACGCAGGTATTAGTATTTGAAGCTAAAGGACTTGATGGAGCCCAAGAGCCTCATAATGATTGGAATGCATTGATTAGCTGTTACCTGGATGCGATCACTATCGAGCAACCGATAGGCCCCTACTACTTATTAGGTCACTCTTTTGGCGGACGGGTAGTATTTGAACTCGCACGAAAACTGGAAGCCCGCAGCCAGGAAGTGCATGTCATTATTTTAGATACAGTGCTATCTAACTCTATCCTTTCCAGTGAAGTTTCCGCCATGCCTGACATGAGTGTCGCAGAAAAGGTGCTGCATGTTATAGATGAGTTTCTTGGAGAAGCATCTATAGATCCAAACCGCAATTTCCCGTCAGCGAAAGAGAAAGTTAAGCAATTAATGGTAATGGGGGGCCTGCTTCCCGCCAATGGCAATACCCAACTACTGGATGGGTTCTTAGAAGTCTATGCTGCTCAGGAGTCACTATTCAATCAATATAAGCCAAGCGGCAGGTTGGATGGCAAGCTTCTTTTTTTATACAGCGAAGACTCCTATCCCGGAGGGAAGCTTCTTTTGGCCATTGAGAACTACAACCAGCTATGCGCCCAGCCCATTAATGCGCACAAGGTGGATGGCGGACATGTCTCAATGTTAAGAGCTAAGAACGTTCATTCTATTGCCTCCGCTATCGCACCTATTCTGGCTACAGAGAGAAGCATCAGCATGAATAGCAAAAGCAATGAGGAGGAAATGCTTTTGTAGAAATGGGAATATGACTTCTTCCTGGCCCCTCCTGACAACTATCACTGGGCGTATTCGCTTTTCATAAAGGGAACACGCCATAACGAAAAACGCCTCCATATAGGAGGCGTTTCCATAAAGGCCTGGTAAGACGCTTTACTGATATCCCCTTAGAATAGAGGATGTATAAGCGCTAACCGATTACTGCCTTATATAACCATTAAGCAGCCAACCAGCCCTCAACAGTTTCTTTGCCGTATTGTTCTTTCCACGCGTTAAGAACTTTGTGGTTACCGCCGCGGGTTTCAACTACTTCGCCGGTTTCTGGGTTTTTGTACACTTTCAAGGGACGCGCGCCACGACGCTTGTCAGAAGCAGAGACTTTAGCTGGCGCTTTATCTCCACGCAACAGGTTCAGCAGCTCCTCGGAAGAAACGTCGTAGCTTTTCATGAGTTCTTCAAGTTGCTTTTTGAATTCCAGACTCTTTTTCAGTTCGTCGTCATTTTCCAGCGCTTCCAGTTTCTTTTTAAGCGCTTCGATTTCAGCAAGAGTAGTTTCGTAGGCGTTGATCTTTTTCATTTCTTATCCCAAATGTAATTATGAAAACTATTGATTCCGGGCCATTTACAGCCCAGCCAATAAAATACGAGTTGGAAGCGGAGTATAACGCAAAGTTATTAAGCATCAAGCATTTTCACTTATAATGCACAATTATTTACTAATAAATAACATTACCGTCATATTAATTTTTGTTGTATCGACTCTATCCTTACGCGAATTCGATCACTTTATAATCAAAACTATTGCAATGCGAACTATACAACCAGATAAAACCACTTATACATAGACGGGCTGACGCCACGTTAATAAGCGATAACTAAGGCGCCGGGAGTGATTTGAGTGGATGCAGGATATTTACGAGGGTTGAGGATTGTGACTACTTCAAACACCACCAGAACCAAAGCCGATGTTCTTTGTCGCCTAAAGCGTAGTCTCCCCTTCCCGCCTTAATATCCTGCAATCCCTGCATCAGTATTTGAGCGCTCTGTTTCGATATATTCAGACAAGGTTCGCCTTCGGTTTCGTTAATCGTCCATTGTTCTTTCCCATCCGGCGTATAGATCAGCTTAACTTTGGGAAAGCTAATCACTTGGTCGCGACAATTCGCCACCGACGCCGCCGCGTCAGGTTTAGTTAAAGTTAGGGTGCGATACAGTGAGTCGGGAATCTGTATACACTGCTCCAATAACAGTATGAGCGAATCGGCGCCGGTTGCATCCGCGCTCAAATGCCAGCCGGCGTAATTGCTGGGGTTGTTTTTATAGCGCCAGAAATATATTTCTCCCTGCTGGCGCCATGAATAAAGGTCCATCGTTGTCGATTTATTCTGCATCGTGTTCTCTATCGGCGATTACCAAATCGTTCACATCGTCACATAGCTTCTTAAAGCTTTCCACTATCGCCGTGCCCCCCACTTCAATGTAGTAAACCGGGCATTTCCCATCTTGCGCATTTTCAATATCAAGAAACAACAGGCTTTCCGGTTGCGCGATGACATCCAGGTCGCCCACTTCAAAGTCGCCGTTAATAAACCCCGTGACTAAAAATGGAATTTTGGTGTCCAGGTCCAAGTCTTCAGGCATGCCATCGCAGAACAGATCGTCAAAAAAGCTTTCCGCGTCGCTTTCATCCACCTGTGACAGATCAAAGATCATCGCATCACGCGCCTCACCCTCAATCTTCACGGACACGGGACGCCACATCAGATCCGAGTATTTTTCATAGATGCTTCTTAACATGCTTTTACCTCTATATTGGAAATAAGCAATAACACAGTTCCGACGCGTTACCATTTCCTTATTGGTCAAAGCGAAACGACTCACTTAAGAGTAGAGTATGTTGGGGATTTATTTATATGAAACTTTAATGGCTAAGCGCAGGGGCGCCACCTGAGCAGGATATGACGCGCAGGCAGTAGATAGATAGGAGTCGTCAAACTCATCCCTGAGTCAGTTTTTCACACCGTCATGTACCCTCTGACCTGCTCTTTATCCATATCCGCTTTCTGGCCGGACAGGACAACGGAGCCGCGATCCAGTACGGCGTAGTTGTCGGCGAGTTCGTAGGCGAAGTCGAGGTATTGTTCGATCAGCACAATGGCCATATCGCCCCTGTCGCGCAGTCTTCCGATGACGCTTTGGATATCTTTGATAATGGATGGCTGGATGCCTTCCGTCGGCTCGTCCAACATCAAAAGCTTGGGACGGGTGACCAGGGCGCGGGCGATGGCGAGTTGCTGTTGCTGCCCCCCAGAGAGGTCGCCGCCGCGGCGTTTCAGCATACTTTTCAATACGGGAAACAGCGTGAAGATTTCCTCTGGAATGCTGCGTTGGCTGCGAGGAATAGCGGCGAAGCCGGTTTTCAGATTCTCCAGCACCGTAAGCTGGGAAAATATCTCGCGCCCCTGGGGCACATAGGCGATGCCCAGTTTGGCGCGGTCATGGGGGGAGAGTCGCGCAATATCGCGCCCCTGCCAGAGCACTGCGCCCTTTTTGACGGGATGGCGACCGGACAGCGCACGCAACAGAGAGGTCTTGCCGACCCCATTGCGACCCAGAATGCAGGACACCTTGCCCGCCTCCGCTTCCATACTGACGCTATATAAGGCCTGACTGGCGCCGTAAAACAAGTCCACGTTCTGTACGTTCAACATATGACAATACTCGATTATTCTGTCGCTGTTTGATCCAGGGGCGTCTACTTACCCCTACCGCCCTAGATAAACCTCAATAACTTGCTGATTCTTCTGCACCTGATCCAGAGAACCCTCCGCCAGGACGCGTCCTTCATGCAAAACCGTGACTTTACATTGCAGCGCGCGCACAAAATCCATGTCGTGCTCCACGACCACCAGGGAATGCTGCTTGGACACCGCTTTGAACAACTCGGCGGTTTTCTCGGTTTCCACGTCGGTCATGCCCGCCGCCGGTTCGTCAATCAGCAGTAATTCCGGCCCCTGTATCAGTAACATGCCGATCTCCAGCCATTGCTTCTGACCATGAGACAGCGCGCCGGCGAGTTCGCCCGCCCTGGC is drawn from Hahella sp. KA22 and contains these coding sequences:
- the urtE gene encoding urea ABC transporter ATP-binding subunit UrtE, whose protein sequence is MLNVQNVDLFYGASQALYSVSMEAEAGKVSCILGRNGVGKTSLLRALSGRHPVKKGAVLWQGRDIARLSPHDRAKLGIAYVPQGREIFSQLTVLENLKTGFAAIPRSQRSIPEEIFTLFPVLKSMLKRRGGDLSGGQQQQLAIARALVTRPKLLMLDEPTEGIQPSIIKDIQSVIGRLRDRGDMAIVLIEQYLDFAYELADNYAVLDRGSVVLSGQKADMDKEQVRGYMTV
- a CDS encoding histone-like nucleoid-structuring protein, MvaT/MvaU family — its product is MKKINAYETTLAEIEALKKKLEALENDDELKKSLEFKKQLEELMKSYDVSSEELLNLLRGDKAPAKVSASDKRRGARPLKVYKNPETGEVVETRGGNHKVLNAWKEQYGKETVEGWLAA